The following are encoded together in the Robertmurraya sp. FSL R5-0851 genome:
- the galU gene encoding UTP--glucose-1-phosphate uridylyltransferase GalU encodes MRIVKKAIIPAAGLGTRFLPATKAQPKEMLPIVDKPTLQYIIEEAVQSGIEEILIITGRNKKSIEDHFDKSVELELELEAKGKVELLNEVRKISEMVNIHYIRQKEPRGLGHAIYCAKSFIGNEPFAVLLGDDIVYSEKPCLKQMIEAYEEYKTSILGVQEVRQADVNKYGIIDGIHIEDRIYKVKGLVEKPTIEDAPSNVAILGRYIISAGIFEVLKETKPGKGGEIQLTDALRELAQKEAVYAYHFEGRRYDVGDKLGFLQATVEYALRREDLRQDFHDYLTTIMDHRKD; translated from the coding sequence ATGAGAATTGTTAAGAAAGCAATCATACCTGCTGCTGGTTTGGGTACGAGGTTTTTGCCAGCGACCAAAGCTCAGCCGAAAGAAATGCTCCCAATTGTAGATAAACCAACCCTTCAATATATTATTGAAGAAGCTGTACAATCAGGTATTGAAGAGATCTTAATTATTACCGGAAGAAATAAGAAATCAATTGAGGACCATTTCGATAAATCGGTGGAGCTTGAGTTAGAACTAGAAGCTAAAGGAAAGGTTGAGCTTTTAAACGAAGTAAGGAAGATATCAGAAATGGTAAATATCCATTATATTCGTCAAAAGGAGCCAAGAGGGTTAGGGCATGCTATCTATTGTGCAAAAAGCTTTATTGGTAATGAACCTTTTGCCGTTCTACTAGGTGATGATATTGTTTATAGTGAAAAACCTTGTTTAAAACAAATGATTGAAGCTTATGAAGAATACAAAACATCTATTCTTGGAGTTCAAGAGGTTCGCCAGGCTGATGTGAATAAGTATGGTATCATTGACGGAATACATATAGAGGATCGAATTTATAAGGTAAAAGGACTTGTTGAAAAACCAACAATAGAGGACGCACCCTCAAATGTTGCCATTCTTGGGAGGTATATTATTAGTGCAGGTATCTTTGAAGTTTTAAAAGAAACAAAACCGGGTAAGGGTGGAGAAATACAACTAACAGACGCACTGAGAGAATTAGCACAAAAAGAGGCTGTATATGCCTACCATTTTGAAGGAAGACGCTATGATGTAGGAGATAAGCTTGGATTTTTACAGGCTACAGTTGAATATGCACTTAGAAGAGAAGATCTAAGACAAGATTTTCATGATTATCTAACAACTATTATGGATCATCGTAAAGATTAG
- a CDS encoding glycosyltransferase family 2 protein, producing the protein MSRPLVSVIIPTYNRKYALGELLESLARQSVQEFEVIVINDHGEPVDQLRDSFSELELKFINLKVNQGHVHARNEGMTHAKGEFIMLCDDDDLVTPNHIEKMLEEIKDADLVYSDVEMVEYKWEGIQRVPIKRMLFAYELDKEFMRKFSTFVSSGCLYRRSIYNKIGLFDVEMKNYWDWDFILTVLESFKVKRVAIASVLYAFSSSGDNQSANLSEIRNHYLKRLCDKHRLGNLPQKNFFTLLEEPEVMAKRAESQSVWDGEKIGHRLP; encoded by the coding sequence GTGAGTCGTCCGCTAGTTTCCGTTATTATACCAACTTATAATCGTAAGTATGCTTTAGGTGAGCTGTTAGAATCGTTGGCAAGGCAAAGCGTGCAGGAGTTTGAAGTGATTGTTATTAACGATCATGGAGAGCCTGTTGATCAGCTAAGAGATAGTTTTTCCGAGTTAGAGTTGAAATTCATTAACTTAAAGGTTAATCAAGGTCATGTTCATGCGCGGAATGAAGGGATGACACATGCAAAGGGTGAGTTCATTATGCTTTGTGATGATGACGACCTTGTTACCCCCAACCATATTGAGAAGATGCTTGAGGAGATTAAGGATGCTGATTTAGTTTATTCAGATGTTGAGATGGTTGAATACAAGTGGGAGGGAATCCAAAGGGTACCGATAAAGAGAATGTTATTTGCTTATGAACTAGATAAAGAGTTTATGAGGAAATTTTCTACATTCGTTTCGTCAGGATGCTTATACCGGAGATCGATATATAATAAAATTGGACTGTTTGATGTTGAGATGAAAAACTATTGGGATTGGGACTTTATTTTAACAGTGCTTGAAAGCTTTAAGGTTAAGCGGGTAGCTATTGCCAGTGTACTGTATGCCTTCTCTTCAAGTGGAGACAACCAATCAGCAAATTTATCGGAAATACGTAATCATTATTTAAAGAGATTGTGTGACAAGCATCGTTTAGGAAATCTCCCACAGAAAAACTTTTTTACTCTCTTAGAGGAGCCAGAGGTAATGGCTAAAAGAGCGGAGAGTCAGAGTGTTTGGGATGGAGAAAAGATAGGACATCGATTACCGTAA
- a CDS encoding Fic family protein: protein MKKPYQLPFLPITFDPETELSFYKKVVDASSRLEKLRQKLRYSLVNQSFIQLLTLQESVQSTRIEGTQVTFSEMLEDEIDKKQDWEKIEVRNYQSALKLGVSTIQTGYPLTERLIRDMHKQLMQNARGSTSTAGEYRKIQNFIGPTKNIKDASYIPPEPQLMGEYMTNLERYINGHPYLNIEKDTLHPLIKVAIVHAQFESIHPFLDGNGRLGRILIVLYLLDSKLIDSPFFFLSEELEREKYKYYSMLNAVRGINRSAPDWKSWILFFLDASMRMAERQYEKLDKAENLYNQGMEQLDQPSTQKIWGALFSNPISTVQNLNESTNLAPSTIRKSLNQLVQLNMIFSDYRQRNRRFYHYDLIRIMTE, encoded by the coding sequence GTGAAGAAGCCTTACCAATTACCGTTCCTCCCCATAACTTTTGATCCAGAAACCGAGTTATCTTTTTATAAAAAAGTAGTCGATGCTTCATCAAGGTTAGAAAAACTAAGACAAAAACTTCGATATTCATTGGTTAATCAGTCTTTTATTCAACTCTTAACTTTACAAGAGTCTGTTCAATCTACTCGAATTGAGGGAACACAAGTTACTTTCAGCGAAATGCTTGAAGACGAAATTGATAAGAAACAGGATTGGGAAAAAATCGAGGTTCGAAATTATCAAAGTGCCCTAAAATTAGGCGTGAGCACCATACAAACGGGTTATCCTCTTACTGAGCGGCTAATTCGTGATATGCACAAGCAATTAATGCAAAATGCTCGCGGATCTACGAGCACCGCTGGAGAGTATAGGAAGATACAGAATTTCATTGGTCCTACTAAAAATATTAAAGATGCTTCATACATTCCACCTGAACCGCAGCTGATGGGGGAATATATGACAAACCTTGAACGATATATTAATGGGCACCCCTATTTAAATATAGAGAAAGATACTCTTCACCCTTTGATAAAAGTTGCAATCGTTCATGCGCAATTTGAATCTATTCATCCCTTTTTAGATGGGAATGGTCGTCTAGGGAGAATTCTAATTGTATTATACTTACTCGATTCAAAGCTTATTGACTCACCATTTTTTTTCTTAAGTGAAGAGCTTGAGCGAGAAAAGTATAAATACTATTCCATGCTGAATGCTGTTAGAGGGATTAATAGGAGTGCACCTGATTGGAAAAGCTGGATTTTATTTTTCTTAGATGCTTCGATGCGCATGGCTGAACGACAATATGAAAAATTAGATAAGGCTGAGAATTTATATAATCAAGGAATGGAGCAACTTGACCAGCCTTCTACACAGAAAATTTGGGGAGCCCTTTTCTCAAATCCGATTTCTACCGTTCAGAACCTTAATGAATCAACTAATTTAGCACCATCCACTATTCGTAAAAGTCTGAATCAGTTAGTCCAGTTGAACATGATCTTCAGTGACTACCGTCAAAGAAATCGACGGTTCTATCATTACGACCTTATTCGAATCATGACTGAGTAA
- a CDS encoding sigma-70 family RNA polymerase sigma factor, which yields MEQFNEIVKQYEPMIHKIILTLGIYKNREEFFQTGLIALWQAAERYDQERGAFSSFAYSYIKGHLQTEMTKRNKYDEHNVSVDDENWDLIPDLSCKLPFEWEELDCDGLTEKEKKWLMYTVIYGFTVKEIATIEDVSLSAVKLWRSGARKRLRDRFLVPTLS from the coding sequence GTGGAACAGTTTAATGAAATCGTAAAACAATATGAGCCTATGATTCACAAAATTATTTTGACACTAGGAATCTATAAAAACAGAGAAGAGTTCTTCCAAACAGGATTAATTGCACTTTGGCAAGCAGCTGAACGGTATGATCAAGAACGTGGCGCTTTTTCCTCTTTTGCATATTCCTATATTAAAGGCCACCTCCAAACGGAGATGACCAAGAGAAACAAGTATGATGAACATAATGTAAGCGTAGATGATGAAAATTGGGACTTAATCCCTGACTTATCCTGTAAACTTCCATTTGAATGGGAAGAACTTGATTGTGACGGATTAACAGAAAAAGAGAAAAAATGGCTTATGTACACCGTGATCTATGGCTTTACAGTTAAAGAGATTGCCACAATCGAGGACGTTTCACTATCAGCCGTTAAGCTCTGGCGATCAGGAGCGAGAAAGAGACTGAGGGACAGGTTCCTTGTCCCAACTCTTTCTTAA
- a CDS encoding glycosyltransferase family 2 protein — translation MFGHLEKTERNMLMVEEHVAAIMVTYNPEEDLVNNVKSIVKSASKLIIIDNGSGTASLEYLREVEAIPSVKVVYNGMNKGLGTALNQGILCYLEDKQYEKIDWIATFDQDSKISENFFTTMLLAYDSLPEQHKVAILAPNWVDENLLHEETTESPQASAITEPKTVITSGSLIKKSVFKDIGLFIEEYFIDFLDIEFCLRARKNGYKIIMVQNVSMVHNLGNTKRHNLLGSRVMATNHNYIRRYYITRNRILTYRKYSKGEKEWIKEDIKATLKETIIVLLFEKDRLRKLTSMIKGSIHGMIGKTGPM, via the coding sequence ATGTTTGGGCACCTAGAAAAAACAGAAAGGAACATGCTAATGGTTGAGGAACATGTGGCGGCCATCATGGTCACGTATAATCCAGAAGAAGACCTTGTAAATAACGTAAAATCTATCGTAAAGTCAGCTTCCAAGCTGATCATTATTGACAATGGATCAGGCACTGCTTCTTTAGAATATTTAAGAGAAGTAGAAGCTATTCCATCTGTGAAAGTTGTATATAATGGAATGAACAAAGGATTAGGAACAGCTTTAAATCAGGGAATCCTTTGTTATTTAGAAGATAAGCAGTACGAAAAGATAGATTGGATTGCAACTTTTGATCAAGACAGCAAAATTAGTGAGAACTTTTTCACTACCATGCTATTAGCATATGATTCGTTGCCTGAACAACATAAGGTTGCAATATTGGCTCCCAACTGGGTAGATGAAAACCTGCTTCATGAAGAAACCACAGAGAGCCCTCAAGCCTCTGCCATCACTGAGCCAAAAACAGTTATCACTTCAGGAAGTCTCATTAAAAAGAGCGTATTTAAAGATATTGGTCTATTCATTGAAGAGTACTTTATTGACTTCTTAGATATTGAATTTTGCTTACGTGCAAGGAAAAATGGGTATAAAATCATTATGGTTCAAAATGTATCGATGGTCCATAATCTAGGAAATACGAAAAGACATAACCTCTTAGGATCAAGAGTAATGGCAACCAATCATAACTATATACGCCGCTACTATATTACACGAAATCGAATTCTAACATATAGAAAGTATTCTAAGGGAGAAAAAGAGTGGATTAAAGAGGATATAAAGGCTACCCTAAAAGAAACGATTATTGTGTTATTATTCGAAAAAGACCGGTTACGAAAACTTACTAGCATGATCAAAGGATCCATTCATGGAATGATTGGAAAAACAGGACCTATGTAA
- a CDS encoding IS3 family transposase (programmed frameshift), translating to MGKKTVYTKEIKWAVVRDKLEGKLTTREIMNKYKIKNKTQIETWMRWYKNGEMYRFDQPIGKQYTFGHGPDSLSKDERISNQLTHLKMENEILKEYMAMRKESIKGLVVQLVEQFREKYTVTSILKVLGIPRASYYRWTKGFGEYRNEHEDLIIEICKATKYRNGHRKIRAILKREHHIHLNRNTVQNIIQKHHLQCKVKPKRKWKSQGESEVIVPNILNRDFSASKPNEKWVTDITYIQYGSETLYLSTIMDLYNNEIVAYKIYNHQQTTLVIDTLQDALDKRNQPEGVIIHSDQGSVYTSYTFQNYLKEHHLVGSMSRRGNCWDNAVIESFHSNLKTEEFQYCKFNTLSNLEVISRIDGYIHHYNEGRIQAKLGYLTPIEFGLKAA from the exons GTGGGCAAAAAAACTGTATATACAAAAGAGATTAAATGGGCGGTAGTAAGAGATAAGCTTGAAGGAAAATTAACAACACGGGAAATTATGAACAAATACAAAATCAAAAATAAAACTCAAATTGAAACTTGGATGAGATGGTACAAGAATGGAGAAATGTATCGGTTTGATCAGCCAATTGGTAAACAATATACATTTGGGCATGGGCCCGATTCTTTAAGTAAGGACGAGCGAATAAGTAATCAACTAACTCACCTAAAAATGGAGAATGAAATTCTAAAAGAGTATATGGCGATGAGAAAGGAGTCGATAAAGG GGCTAGTAGTACAATTGGTTGAACAATTTCGTGAAAAATATACCGTTACTTCCATTTTAAAAGTTTTAGGGATTCCACGTGCTAGCTATTATCGTTGGACTAAAGGGTTTGGTGAATATCGGAATGAACATGAAGATTTAATTATTGAAATCTGTAAGGCTACTAAATATAGAAATGGTCATAGGAAAATTAGAGCTATTCTAAAGCGAGAACATCATATTCATCTTAATAGGAACACAGTTCAAAACATTATACAGAAGCATCATTTGCAGTGTAAGGTGAAACCAAAACGCAAGTGGAAATCGCAGGGAGAAAGTGAAGTCATTGTACCTAATATTCTTAATCGTGATTTTAGTGCAAGTAAACCAAATGAGAAGTGGGTAACGGACATTACGTATATCCAGTATGGCAGCGAAACATTATATCTGTCTACGATTATGGATTTGTATAATAATGAAATTGTAGCTTATAAGATTTATAATCATCAACAAACGACATTAGTAATTGATACACTGCAGGATGCTTTGGATAAACGCAATCAGCCAGAAGGAGTTATTATACACTCCGATCAGGGTAGTGTGTATACTTCGTATACTTTTCAAAATTATTTGAAGGAACATCATTTAGTAGGTAGTATGTCCAGACGAGGGAACTGTTGGGACAATGCGGTGATTGAATCATTTCATTCAAATTTAAAGACAGAGGAATTCCAATATTGTAAGTTTAATACCCTATCTAATTTAGAAGTTATTTCTAGAATAGATGGGTACATTCATCATTACAACGAGGGTAGGATTCAAGCAAAATTAGGCTACTTAACTCCAATAGAATTTGGATTAAAGGCAGCTTAA
- a CDS encoding GGDEF domain-containing protein: MMIIRKVNPRVIMYVMITCTYIYFYYLLTDSPYLVNYLFMWLGLPLSAIYQSYRVVLLAFTGSMIINYYSFFYLHEEIFPNVVKGDFVYLVLFGVFSTAFLLTFIHMTLRLWKETKEANDKLQVIAYHDPLTGAANRLLLKKEFDQLKNTKVDSISLLFLDMNRFKYINDTYGHDVGDQLLAKVVSRVRGELKDSDLLCRLGGDEFVILLSNIDHKELEGLLARIQSSIGQPLSINNHTIQVSASIGSSYTTEVSSVDLDILIKEADEDMYMEKRKGTRGQAL, translated from the coding sequence ATGATGATTATTAGGAAAGTAAACCCAAGAGTGATCATGTATGTAATGATCACCTGTACATATATCTACTTTTATTATCTTTTGACTGATTCTCCGTACCTAGTCAATTACTTATTTATGTGGTTGGGGCTTCCTCTAAGTGCTATCTATCAAAGCTATCGAGTGGTGTTATTAGCTTTTACAGGCTCGATGATAATAAACTATTACTCTTTCTTTTACTTACATGAGGAAATATTCCCGAATGTAGTAAAGGGGGATTTTGTCTATCTTGTTTTGTTTGGAGTATTTTCTACGGCTTTTCTTTTAACGTTCATTCATATGACTCTCCGGCTATGGAAGGAAACAAAAGAGGCAAATGATAAGCTTCAGGTAATAGCCTATCATGATCCATTGACTGGGGCAGCCAATCGGTTATTGCTTAAAAAGGAGTTTGACCAACTTAAGAATACGAAAGTGGATTCCATCTCATTATTATTCCTGGATATGAATCGGTTTAAATACATAAATGACACATATGGCCATGATGTAGGGGATCAATTACTAGCGAAGGTTGTATCAAGGGTAAGGGGAGAGCTTAAGGATTCAGATTTACTCTGTCGATTGGGTGGAGATGAGTTTGTAATCTTATTATCGAATATAGACCACAAAGAGTTAGAAGGGTTATTGGCACGAATTCAGTCCTCAATTGGTCAGCCGCTGAGCATCAATAATCATACGATACAAGTTTCTGCAAGTATTGGTTCTTCCTATACAACAGAAGTATCCAGTGTTGATTTAGATATTTTGATAAAGGAAGCGGATGAAGATATGTACATGGAAAAGAGAAAGGGGACGCGGGGACAGGCACTGTGA
- a CDS encoding sulfatase-like hydrolase/transferase: MKKQQIQHILSILTVNGFFSLLALFFIKLGRNNYDITNFIAWLHNDNKKMATYFVILFLIFICTYKLQMKVYNFLKTRFLWSLVIGKYLSIIFLTLFTSVIVNYFFQYFQWLKDPVSTTEWISNNFYVFLAGILYLQFVFLFLFAVMGNIFISSLLGSVLFVLIGFIHFNKLNLRTEPLYPMDFLQVTHMKDVVPMVAEFLSIRSILVVLLLVLIISFIIFMLPKMKINRWSRVAILLFSIYMVYAYTFFPKTFMKKLTDVSGIAVVQWSQLSNYEENGFIFGFISNLYNASFEKPENYTKENVIKIANKYKKSNNEETSNDESSRPNIVFIMSEAFWDPTKLENVSFSGDPLANLRKLMGENTSGQVLSPVFGGATANVEFEALTGITTSFLKIGSVPFQEFVDNKSFVPTIVSDLEQKGYKSLAIHPYNRVFYKRNRVYETFGIDTFLDQETMKNKGTTPGGVISDESLTYEIIDNLKNENSPLFIHAVTMQNHMPYNPGAYEENKIKVSGLKDESNAMLEVYTEGIRRSGEALQLLINQLEEIDEPTMIVFWGDHLPVLGANLGIYKEANFDDPDQNMNELKYYETPLLIYSNFDTEDKQLNTVSPFYLGPIVYELGGLEKPSFYQILDQLRTHFSGIKSTVKINSEREFVTELSAEEQELLEDYRLIAYDLLLGKQYSRTILFEN, encoded by the coding sequence ATGAAGAAACAACAAATCCAACATATACTATCGATACTTACCGTGAACGGCTTCTTTTCCTTGTTGGCTCTTTTCTTCATCAAATTGGGAAGAAATAATTATGATATTACCAACTTCATTGCATGGTTGCACAACGATAATAAAAAGATGGCCACTTATTTTGTTATTTTGTTTTTGATTTTTATTTGTACATATAAACTTCAAATGAAGGTTTACAATTTCCTCAAAACACGCTTCCTTTGGTCTTTGGTTATCGGAAAGTACCTTTCCATTATCTTTTTAACTTTGTTCACATCAGTTATAGTCAATTACTTTTTTCAATATTTCCAATGGCTTAAGGATCCTGTCTCAACAACAGAATGGATCTCTAACAATTTTTATGTTTTCTTAGCTGGAATCCTTTACTTACAATTTGTGTTTCTATTCCTCTTTGCGGTCATGGGTAATATTTTTATCAGTTCATTATTAGGTAGTGTCTTGTTTGTATTAATTGGATTCATTCATTTTAATAAATTGAACCTACGTACAGAGCCTCTCTATCCAATGGACTTTTTACAAGTAACACATATGAAGGATGTCGTACCGATGGTAGCAGAGTTTCTTTCCATACGCTCTATTCTAGTTGTGCTTTTACTTGTACTTATTATCAGTTTTATTATTTTTATGTTGCCAAAAATGAAAATCAACCGTTGGAGTAGAGTTGCTATTCTACTTTTTTCAATCTATATGGTATATGCTTATACATTTTTCCCAAAAACATTTATGAAGAAGCTAACAGATGTATCTGGCATAGCGGTTGTTCAATGGAGTCAGTTGTCTAATTATGAGGAAAATGGGTTTATCTTTGGTTTTATTTCCAATCTTTATAATGCTAGCTTTGAAAAGCCTGAAAACTACACTAAAGAAAATGTTATAAAAATCGCCAATAAATATAAGAAATCCAACAATGAGGAGACAAGTAATGACGAGTCTAGTCGCCCTAATATTGTTTTTATAATGAGCGAGGCATTCTGGGATCCGACCAAGCTAGAAAATGTTTCGTTCTCTGGTGATCCTTTAGCTAACTTACGCAAACTTATGGGGGAGAATACTTCTGGACAAGTCCTTTCCCCTGTATTCGGCGGAGCCACAGCGAATGTGGAATTCGAAGCTTTGACTGGAATTACCACTTCATTTCTTAAAATAGGATCCGTTCCATTTCAAGAATTTGTTGATAATAAAAGTTTTGTCCCTACCATTGTTAGTGATTTGGAGCAAAAAGGATACAAATCCTTAGCCATACACCCTTACAATCGGGTATTTTATAAAAGAAATAGAGTATACGAGACGTTCGGAATTGATACATTTTTGGATCAAGAAACCATGAAGAACAAAGGAACAACGCCTGGTGGGGTCATATCCGATGAATCCTTAACCTATGAAATAATAGATAACTTAAAGAATGAAAACAGCCCATTATTTATTCATGCCGTTACGATGCAGAACCATATGCCCTACAACCCGGGAGCGTATGAGGAAAATAAAATTAAGGTTTCAGGGCTAAAAGATGAGTCCAATGCTATGCTGGAGGTTTATACAGAAGGAATTCGAAGGTCCGGTGAAGCCTTGCAGCTATTGATTAATCAGCTAGAAGAAATAGATGAGCCAACGATGATTGTGTTCTGGGGAGATCACTTGCCTGTTCTTGGAGCAAATTTAGGAATTTATAAGGAAGCTAACTTTGATGATCCCGATCAAAATATGAACGAATTAAAGTATTACGAAACACCTCTATTAATTTATTCGAATTTTGATACAGAGGACAAACAATTAAATACAGTTAGTCCGTTTTATCTTGGGCCGATCGTATACGAATTAGGCGGATTAGAAAAGCCATCATTTTATCAAATCCTTGATCAGTTAAGAACCCATTTCTCTGGGATAAAAAGTACGGTGAAGATTAATAGCGAACGAGAATTTGTGACTGAGCTTTCTGCAGAAGAACAGGAGTTACTTGAAGATTATCGCTTGATTGCATACGATTTATTACTTGGCAAACAATATAGCCGAACGATCTTATTTGAAAATTAA
- a CDS encoding VanZ family protein produces MKQIYVAICIGIIIIIGNTLGELGRSELDSINQIYKKQVSPLFLLETSGSFYHKYSIKEDFPYLAIRKTGHFFFYGLIAISLFRVGKWKNLLVNGFFATILTICVGILDEVYQYFLLGRSGRMLDVLVDAAGCFIFVVIYMVARKMVRHRDRSVVPLEEKGT; encoded by the coding sequence ATGAAACAAATATATGTTGCTATATGTATTGGTATTATCATCATTATTGGAAATACACTTGGGGAGTTAGGTAGGAGTGAATTGGATTCCATTAATCAGATATACAAAAAACAAGTATCTCCTTTGTTTCTACTAGAAACAAGTGGCTCTTTCTATCATAAATACTCCATCAAAGAAGATTTCCCTTACTTAGCTATTAGAAAAACCGGACACTTTTTCTTCTATGGATTAATAGCTATTTCCCTCTTTAGAGTAGGAAAGTGGAAAAACCTACTAGTAAATGGGTTCTTTGCTACCATCTTAACGATATGTGTCGGAATCCTGGATGAAGTTTACCAATACTTCTTATTAGGAAGAAGCGGGCGGATGCTTGATGTACTGGTTGATGCGGCTGGTTGCTTTATTTTTGTAGTCATTTATATGGTTGCAAGGAAGATGGTGAGACATAGGGACAGGTCAGTTGTCCCATTAGAAGAGAAAGGGACTTAG
- a CDS encoding competence protein ComK, translating into MVLLECYIINSNTLYIYGVYDRNGKQCTIVKELEKTFFVDDSPLHILENSIKCIGYDLKGAMSSAKWILGGEIHMPPVMINPLQGICLFSDKSAKNDDTIWFNPVHIVRTLSYKKKTYIEFTNGTTFIIHCSILAFNTKLQNAMQLRNITTEMGKNPRSMLMILDPNKRKPGSNPKKRKK; encoded by the coding sequence TTGGTATTATTAGAATGCTATATTATTAATTCGAATACTCTTTACATCTATGGTGTTTATGATCGTAATGGAAAGCAATGTACTATCGTTAAAGAACTGGAAAAGACCTTTTTCGTAGATGATTCCCCTCTCCATATACTAGAGAATAGCATTAAATGTATAGGCTATGATTTAAAGGGAGCTATGTCTTCAGCTAAATGGATTCTTGGTGGTGAAATCCATATGCCACCTGTAATGATTAACCCGTTACAAGGTATTTGCTTATTCTCTGACAAATCAGCTAAGAATGACGACACGATTTGGTTTAACCCTGTACATATTGTTCGTACCCTAAGTTACAAGAAGAAAACATACATAGAATTCACAAATGGTACCACTTTCATTATCCATTGCTCGATCTTAGCCTTTAACACCAAGCTCCAAAATGCCATGCAGCTCAGAAACATAACAACCGAAATGGGGAAAAATCCCAGATCTATGTTGATGATACTGGATCCAAATAAGAGAAAGCCAGGGAGTAATCCTAAAAAGCGGAAAAAATAA
- a CDS encoding transposase yields MPRKARKKSRNGVYHIILRGINKQIIFEEDDDKRRFLETLGRFKKQCNIKLYGYCLMDNHVHLLVKEVEVTISEFIKRICSSYVYWYNMKYDRCGHLFQDRFKSEVVETRAYFFTVLRYIHQNPLKAGLAGNVFDSKWTSIGEYLYQSTIVDTKFVLSLFSEDREQAVQLITSYMNETNDDICMEELMRVRLSDHDVIEYLRTLGITNNSTMQQMSKGERDTVLTMLMKLNGVSIRQISRITGFSKSVVQRASDRG; encoded by the coding sequence TTGCCAAGGAAAGCTAGGAAGAAAAGCAGAAATGGGGTATATCATATTATCCTTAGAGGAATTAACAAACAAATTATTTTTGAGGAGGATGATGATAAGAGAAGATTTCTGGAGACGCTAGGCAGATTTAAGAAGCAATGTAATATTAAGCTGTATGGTTATTGTTTAATGGATAATCATGTGCATCTGTTAGTGAAGGAAGTAGAAGTGACCATTTCAGAGTTTATAAAAAGAATTTGTTCAAGCTATGTATATTGGTACAACATGAAATATGATCGGTGTGGTCATTTGTTTCAAGATCGTTTCAAGAGTGAAGTGGTTGAAACTAGGGCTTACTTTTTTACAGTTCTCAGATATATTCACCAAAATCCTTTAAAAGCAGGTCTTGCAGGCAATGTGTTTGATAGTAAATGGACAAGTATAGGTGAGTATTTGTATCAATCGACCATCGTAGATACAAAATTTGTACTGAGTCTCTTTTCGGAAGATAGAGAACAAGCGGTCCAGTTAATCACTAGTTACATGAATGAAACAAATGATGACATTTGCATGGAAGAATTAATGAGAGTAAGATTGTCAGACCACGACGTAATCGAGTATTTACGAACATTAGGAATTACTAACAATAGCACGATGCAACAAATGAGTAAGGGCGAAAGAGATACTGTTTTAACTATGTTAATGAAATTAAATGGAGTATCAATTAGGCAAATTTCTAGAATCACGGGATTTTCTAAAAGTGTGGTTCAGCGTGCGAGTGACCGGGGCTAG